CAGAATAGACTGGTGCAAACTGCAGGAGCTTCACGACCTGCGCCTTCCGCTCCAGCAGGGGACGACAGTGCAAAATGTATTATGTCGTGCACGCACAAAGactatataatgacgagatgctcatgtctccgccatAACAATGGGATGGTAGGCGACGACcttgggtaaaaaaaataaacccATGTAAACGCATTGGGCTTGTTTTGGACAGAGTTAGGGGAcagtgaaacctctcgcttcgcctcagCGCTCTTTATATTTTCGACTTGGTAGTTATCTAGCCAACGTTCCTTCTCTACAAATGTCTAAAATAGAGTTATTGAGAATGTTTCTAAACCAGAGATTGATAGCGGCAGCTGAGGAGATATTTGGTGTCGTTGAAGAAACGATAGCAGAGTACCAGGAAGAGGTTTCTCGCACAAGGGAAGAGAACAGTCGTCTACGGCTCACGCTCGATATCCGTACTAAGCCAGATATCAAGTTACATAGACAAGGTTTGTTTGTATTTTCAACATTCATTTAATATGAGACACGATAAGCTATCAATGTAATACAATGTTAAGTGTAGATAGTTCCAATATCTGTAAGAAGGTTACTCAATCTTAAACCCAACTAACTACCCGGCTAACAATTCTAGAGCTGAGTTTTTAATTGTTTTTTGTTACCCGTAATCGTCCCATGTTTGAATGTCCAGTTTTCCTTTAGTTAAGGAAACATTCTATCTTTGTTAGCAAAAACATTCTGAGAACCCGTTTAGCATGTTTTGGTGTTGAAGGTGGAACATTCCCTTTAATGTCACACAGATCTTATCAAGAACGTGGTTACAATGTTATCAGAATATATAACATTAATGCTTTAGACGCGCTTTATGGGACGttgcaaaaacatttatttatgtcCGGTTTTCAGAGGGTTAGGAAAATATTCCAGCAACGTCCCACGAATTATACACAGGACATGGTTGCCAAGTTCTCAGAATGTAAGATATTCATGTTCTAGACACTTTTCATGGGAACATTGCAATAACATTTCTGTGTATCAGTTGTCAGTATGTCGCCTGATTTATCCCGAAAGAAACGTTCTCCCCCCAAAAACCATTACACCTTGTTACCGTTGCCAAGCCCATTAAGACCCTGATTGGTAATCCACTCACAGCTCTTTGTCTGTTGGCAAAATGAGGGTTACTCACACACCCACAGTGCTTTTAACACACTGTTTTCAACTACCACATTTCAtatacatgattacattgtgcatgttgatttatacagtagttattatgcaacatgtcctcacctgggatttcaACTCACAACCTATTGGTTCATGGCAATCAGATCTTCCTGctacaccaccatgtctgtgtcagttatCAGTTAATTGGAccattctctcatcattgatttgattGACTTATTTCAACAATTGAAGGGCTTTCTATATTATCTAATGTTTGTGCGGCATATTAACCTGTTTTAATGATACTCCTCAATCACTAGGATCAATACGTTTgtcttgagtgtacttttaacagaaCTGAGAGTTACTTCAAAGTTCATTCACCCCATTGCTTACACATATCAAGTTGTTTCAGGTCTACTCAAGTGTCTAGGGAGGAGGGTTTCTTCTTCACAGGGCCTAACTATTGgtgagtgttgggctagtaaccaaaaggttgctggatccctgagctgacaaggtaaaaatctgtctttctgcccctgaacaatgcacataacccactgttccctgggcgccaaagatgtggatgtcaattaaggcagccccctgcacctctctgattcagaggagttgggttaaatgcggaagacacatttcagttgaaggcattcagttgtacaactgactaggtatccccctttcccaatgAGCTCATGCCAGAGCAGGGCTATCCAACTCTGTTCCcagagagctaccatcctgtaggttttcactccaaccctaatctagcacaccggATTATCCTAATTAGCTTGTggataaactgaatcaggttagttgcAACTGgggttggaatgaaaacctacaggagggtagctctccaggaacagggttggtgaGCCCTGCCCTAGAAATAACCCTCATTGGGACAGTCATTAGGTTGTTCGTCATTGGTGCTAGTGGCCTTGGTTTGAGACCCGCAGGAGAGTCGACCTACTCTCACATTCTTAGCAATATGTTAGTCATTATTTGGCAACAGTTACAACACACCAGTGTTTGAAGTAAatctctgttaaaagtacacccaagaaaatattttattgatcatagtgattcagAAGTATCATTAAAACAGGTTAATATGACCCATCAATATTAGGCAACTATAGAGAAAGCACTTAAATTGCTGGAATAATAAATAAGAGAAATAAGAGAATAATCCGTTAACTGACAGCCTACTTTACACAGACATGATGGTGTAGCAGGAAGATTGGAGTACCATGAATTAAGGGGTTGAGAGTTCAAATCCCAGTTgtggacatgttgaataataattactgattaattgaacatgcacaatgtaattATGTATGTCAAATATGGAAGATGAAAACACAGTATTTTAAAAGCACTCTGTGTATGAGTATCCCTAaccttgccaacagacaaagagttgtgaatggatcagtggttcaccaatcagggccttaATTGGCTTGGCAACAGTAATAAGTCGTGATGTGTAAAACATTTTATATTGTGGACACAAATGTCTTTGCAACATTCCTATTAAACATGCCTCGAACATTAATAtctcatgttctgagaacatgacaaccatgttctgtgtatgtttggtgggacattgatggaatattctcctaaccagCAGAAAACTGGAGACAtaaatgttcttgcaacattctcatgaaacatgtctagaacattaatatatTACGTTCTGAGAACATGTAACCATGTTCTGGGTATGTTCTActtgacattaagggaatggtctcttggaaacatGCCTTGCACATCCCAGGAACATTCCTAAGAAAACATTAGTTAATGACCGAATGAGACGCTTAAGGAAATATTCAAATAAAGTTGTGGGAACATTTTGTTGTTAGCTGGGTACGTCAAGTCAGCTCTTGAATTTTctatttcatccctctctcctctccagatctCCAGCAGCTCActgtcactgtgtctgatgaGGTGTTTTCCCCTGAGCAGCAGGAGTGGAACCCCAGTCTGGGGCAGAAGGACCCAGAACCCACACGGATGAAAGATGAGCAGGATGAACCAAGGACCAGTCAGGAGGACGAGAATAATTTCAACGAGTTTATCAATTCTTACGGCTGTGTATCAAGTGACTATTATCAGGACCCAACTCAGTTCTCACATGAAGAGAGAtactctctacccagcacctcAACTGAACAGATCAAAACAGAACCTTATGTAGAAGACTATGGTGTATCAGAACCAACCAGAGAGTCTCAGCCCTTTTCTGCAGTAGATAGAGAGTGTTCTGCAGCTCAGAGTGAAAACAGAGGACATATTGACAGGATGGAGAGTGGAGGACCTCTGTCAGGTCTAACGTTAAAGCCACTCAAATCAAAGAGAACAAAGACAGTAAAAGGACAGCGTTCTCATAGTGTTAAGGACAGGAAattgaaccatctaaaatcacacTCGAGACCCAGTGTAAGCTGGGATGCTGCTCCTAGTTGTAAGGTATGTGGAAAGCAATTTGACTCCATGGCTTCTTTATTAAATCATGTGCAAACGCACACACAGGATAAAGAacatgtttgtggtgtgtgtgggaaATTCTGTCAGTCCACAGAAAGTATGATAAATCACCTACAAACTCACATCGGAGCAAAGTGTTGTCATGTTTGTGGTAAATATTTTGCTTGGGATGCTTTCCTGAAAAGGCATTTGAGGAGTCATACAGGGGAGAAGCCGTTTCGCTGTCATGATTGTGGCAAAGGATTCAGTCAGAGTGGAAACCTGGCTGTGCATATGAAGAGCCACTCTGGGGAGAAACCACATTGCTGCCCTGTTTGTGGGAAATGTTTCATAAGAAACCCTGATCTGACAGTCCACATGAGGACTCATACAGGGGTGAAACCATATACGGGCAGTATTGTGGCCAAGGCTTAAAGCAAAATTATCACTGGAAACTACACATGAAGATCCACATGGGAAAAACCATATCATTGCCATCTTTGTGACTGTATTTCAGCACTAGCACCCAGTCAACCTGGCATGAGATTTCACATGGAAGAGAAGGCGTCACTGCCATGGCTGGCAGAGGCTTTGCATAGACTGGAAGTTTGGGAAGACATAATGACAATGCACAGAATAGTTTAGTGTAGAAAATACTGACAGTGGACCTTGTTTGTGATACATGTTTCACTCAGCCGCTTTATTGAGGAAAGTTTTTACTCGCAGTGACTGTTAATATGTGGTTGTTTTACCTGTTTTGAATCCACTGACTGTAAGACAGTGCAATTatgtttcactgttagtctacacctgttgcctACAAAGCGTGTCACAAAATACATTTGTTTGGATTTGATTGCTGCTAAATGCTTCAAATGGATGAAGTCCCCTAGAAGGTACGAGAATATTCACAAGAGGCACAAAACATAATGACAACCTGATGAAAATCCTCCTGACAACATGGCAGTAGTTTCCTGTGTAGGGAGGGTCTTTCAGACAATACAAGAGGTGCATTAAAACATGTAGTTCTCTGAATTGACTGGCTTTATTTCTatgaaatacagtgccttcagaaagtattcaaacccctggacttattccacattttgtgttacagactgtatacaaaatTGATtcattttttctcacccatctacacacaataccccataataacgaagtgaaaacatgtttttagaaatgtattgaaaattaattacagaaatatctcattggCGTATGCACACCccttagctcaggtgcatccaatttcctttgatcatccttgaactgttgctacaacttgattggagtccccctgtggccaattcaattgttcagacatgatttagaaagaaacacacctgtctatataaggtaacacagttgacagtgcatgtcagagagggCAGATAGGCAATCTAGGGCACTCAGGATGTGCGATGGTGCATTAAAACTACACCGGTTGAGGCTTTACAAGTAGATACTGGGGAAATGCCACTATCAATTAGAGTTAAGCGTACTGGGCAAGACTGAAGGGTAGTAAGGTAGATCATCCTACACTGACAGTATTGGAAGACTGCTGGTAATACGAAAGACATCAAGAGAGAGATTTTGACCTAGAGATTTGGAAAAGGGGTTTGTAAAGATGGACTCAGGGAGCTTGTTATAGGGCCAGCTGTGGCAATAGGAAATGTGTCACTGTGGTTTTATACAAGACCACATGTCGATTTTAGCCTGATCAAAGAACCTGTGGTGTGAACAAGATCATGTAGCAACAATAGTGGATCAATATATTACTAATCAGTTTTATTATTGGCTTGCAGTGCATACAGATGGTTCAAAGTATCCCATGAATGGGAAGACAGGAGCAGGTGCATTTATTCCTGAGTTCGATGTTAATCTATGCAAGAAGCTAACAAATGATTTATCTGTAGATTCAACAGAAATGGTTGTGATAATTGTTGGATTGCAATGGATAGGGGTGCAACCAGGAAGAATAGCAATATGTTCGGACTCTGCATCTGTTTTGTGTAGTTTAAGATCTggaaagcatttcgctacatccaCAATAACGTGCTAAATGTGTGttggtgacaaataaaattagattttgatttgaaaGTCAGAACATGAGGATTTATGGGTAGAAATAATGCTGCTGTTGTTGGGCTTACAAAGAAATGGTATTGAAATTCAGTTCTGTTGGATTCCAGCTCATAAAGGAGTTAATGGAAATGATATAGTAGATATAATAGCAGAAAAAGCAGTGAAAAATAATATTGTGGATATACAGGTGCAGTTGGGTAGAGAGGAAATGAAAACATTGATTCTGAAAAATGGGTTAGATTGCTGGCAGAGACAATGGGATGAAAGTAGTAAGGGCAGGCATTTTTATAGTACAAGGAATTCTGTATGGGGGAGAGTGTCATATAATGGGAACAGAAGGGAGGAAGTTATGTTGTGTAGGATGAGATTAGGGCATATGGATTTGAATTCCTCTTGGAAATTGATAGGGAAGCATGGTACTGGAATGTGTAATGGCTGTATGG
The sequence above is drawn from the Salmo salar chromosome ssa05, Ssal_v3.1, whole genome shotgun sequence genome and encodes:
- the LOC106597663 gene encoding zinc finger protein 37 homolog, giving the protein MSKIELLRMFLNQRLIAAAEEIFGVVEETIAEYQEEVSRTREENSRLRLTLDIRTKPDIKLHRQDLQQLTVTVSDEVFSPEQQEWNPSLGQKDPEPTRMKDEQDEPRTSQEDENNFNEFINSYGCVSSDYYQDPTQFSHEERYSLPSTSTEQIKTEPYVEDYGVSEPTRESQPFSAVDRECSAAQSENRGHIDRMESGGPLSGLTLKPLKSKRTKTVKGQRSHSVKDRKLNHLKSHSRPSVSWDAAPSCKVCGKQFDSMASLLNHVQTHTQDKEHVCGVCGKFCQSTESMINHLQTHIGAKCCHVCGKYFAWDAFLKRHLRSHTGEKPFRCHDCGKGFSQSGNLAVHMKSHSGEKPHCCPVCGKCFIRNPDLTVHMRTHTGVKPYTGSIVAKA